The Plantibacter sp. Leaf314 genome includes a window with the following:
- a CDS encoding FAD-dependent oxidoreductase, whose translation MNGRIGYFFDTVLGRVTMYRLVTLSLGTLAIYAFVLSLFGQVFYKPLELLATLATLLVVGYLTNRLFGALFQVRPHSESSIITSLLLFFILWPTSDPAALAWIALAATVGSASKYLLAIRGRHIFNPAALAALVSSVIASYVVLPGVSPSVWWVANPWLLPAVVVLGGLVLVRTKRLTMALVFIVLSWALVTVRLVVGGQEVVPALLAPLTSYPILFLAAFMLTEPLTLPPRRWQQLGEAAIVAVLFSIPFMLGQVASTPELALIVGNVLAFAVARRRGMRLTLEGTRTLTPTAVEYRFSSKRPVPFAAGQYLELSLPHRGADVRGSRRMFSISSPPDDDRTIRVAMRVPERASSFKRALSALPVGASLSATGVWGDFVLPKDPAKPVLLIAAGIGITPFASQLSRLHLRAEKRDIVLVYVVSDPQELAYAAELETWGTPVLVVGPPADAALPAGWRTLGPGRLDHERLAEAVPDLASRDVFISGPPAMVDALKPALRGIGVGRVHTDAFSGY comes from the coding sequence ATGAACGGCCGCATCGGCTACTTCTTCGACACCGTCCTCGGACGGGTCACCATGTACCGCCTCGTGACGCTCTCGCTCGGCACCCTCGCGATCTACGCGTTCGTGCTGTCACTGTTCGGCCAGGTGTTCTACAAACCGCTCGAACTGCTCGCGACGCTGGCCACGCTGCTCGTCGTCGGGTACCTGACGAACCGTCTGTTCGGCGCCCTGTTCCAGGTGCGCCCGCACAGCGAGTCGTCGATCATCACCTCGCTCCTGCTGTTCTTCATCCTGTGGCCGACGAGCGATCCGGCCGCGCTGGCCTGGATCGCCCTGGCGGCGACGGTCGGGTCCGCGTCGAAGTACCTGCTCGCGATCCGCGGCCGGCACATTTTCAACCCGGCCGCCCTCGCCGCCCTCGTGTCGAGCGTCATCGCGAGCTACGTCGTCCTCCCCGGGGTGTCGCCGTCGGTCTGGTGGGTCGCCAACCCGTGGCTGCTGCCCGCGGTGGTCGTCCTCGGCGGCCTCGTCCTCGTCCGCACCAAGCGACTCACGATGGCGCTCGTCTTCATCGTGCTCTCCTGGGCGCTCGTGACCGTCCGACTCGTCGTCGGCGGTCAGGAGGTCGTACCTGCGCTGCTCGCCCCGCTCACGTCCTACCCGATCCTCTTCCTCGCCGCGTTCATGCTGACCGAGCCGCTGACCCTGCCGCCCCGGCGCTGGCAGCAGCTCGGCGAGGCCGCGATCGTCGCGGTGCTGTTCTCCATCCCGTTCATGCTCGGTCAGGTGGCGTCGACCCCGGAACTCGCGCTCATCGTGGGCAACGTGCTCGCGTTCGCCGTCGCCCGCCGCCGTGGGATGCGGCTGACGCTCGAGGGGACGCGCACGCTCACCCCGACGGCAGTCGAGTACCGGTTCAGCTCGAAGCGGCCGGTGCCCTTCGCGGCCGGCCAGTACCTCGAACTGTCACTGCCGCACCGCGGCGCGGACGTCAGGGGTTCGCGGCGCATGTTCAGCATCTCGTCCCCGCCCGACGACGATCGGACGATCCGCGTGGCGATGCGGGTCCCGGAGCGGGCCAGCAGCTTCAAGCGGGCGCTGAGCGCACTGCCCGTCGGCGCGAGCCTCTCGGCCACCGGGGTGTGGGGCGACTTCGTCCTGCCGAAGGATCCGGCCAAGCCCGTCCTGCTGATCGCCGCCGGGATCGGGATCACGCCGTTCGCCAGCCAGTTGTCCCGGCTGCATCTGCGAGCCGAGAAGCGCGACATCGTCCTCGTCTACGTCGTGTCCGATCCGCAGGAGCTCGCCTACGCCGCAGAGCTCGAGACCTGGGGGACACCGGTGCTCGTGGTCGGGCCGCCGGCGGACGCCGCGCTGCCCGCGGGTTGGCGCACCCTCGGCCCAGGCCGACTCGACCACGAGCGCCTCGCGGAGGCCGTCCCGGACCTGGCCTCCCGCGACGTCTTCATCTCCGGACCCCCGGCCATGGTCGACGCCCTGAAGCCCGCATTGCGCGGCATCGGCGTGGGCCGGGTCCACACCGACGCCTTCAGCGGGTATTGA
- a CDS encoding FAD:protein FMN transferase, with product MSETTLRFDAIGTGWELDTVLPLEPETAEAVAARIDRFDRTWSRFRSDAFVARFAQGPVSTAFPDDARDDAIALFDTYRRLHDVTGGAMTPFIGASLERLGYDAAYTLVPQGPALAAPAWDDVARWDGEVLETDRPLVIDIGAAGKGRLVDLVADVLVEHGHEAFTIDASGDLRHEHGSGAPEPLRIALEHPYDPRKAIGVATIESGALCASAVNRRAWGEGLHHVIDGRTGEPTATVAATWVTAGQAMVADGLATALFFTDHESLSGAFACESVRMFTSGLTDRSAGFPGELFT from the coding sequence ATGAGCGAGACGACGCTGCGCTTCGACGCGATCGGCACCGGCTGGGAACTCGACACCGTGCTGCCACTCGAGCCGGAGACCGCCGAGGCCGTCGCCGCGCGCATCGACCGCTTCGACCGCACCTGGTCGCGGTTCCGGAGCGACGCGTTCGTCGCCCGGTTCGCCCAGGGCCCCGTCTCGACGGCCTTCCCGGACGACGCCAGGGACGACGCGATCGCCCTGTTCGACACCTACCGCCGCCTGCACGATGTCACCGGTGGCGCCATGACCCCGTTCATCGGAGCGTCCCTCGAACGGCTCGGGTACGACGCCGCGTACACGCTCGTCCCGCAGGGGCCGGCGCTCGCCGCGCCGGCCTGGGACGACGTGGCCCGGTGGGACGGCGAGGTGCTCGAGACGGACCGCCCGCTGGTGATCGACATCGGTGCGGCGGGCAAGGGCCGACTCGTCGACCTCGTCGCCGACGTCCTCGTCGAGCACGGGCACGAGGCCTTCACCATCGACGCCTCGGGCGACCTGCGACACGAGCACGGGAGCGGCGCCCCGGAACCGCTCCGGATCGCGCTCGAGCACCCCTACGACCCGCGGAAGGCCATCGGGGTCGCGACGATCGAGTCCGGCGCCCTCTGCGCGTCAGCCGTCAACCGTCGCGCCTGGGGCGAGGGCCTCCACCACGTCATCGACGGCCGGACGGGCGAACCGACGGCGACGGTTGCGGCGACGTGGGTCACCGCCGGGCAGGCGATGGTCGCCGACGGCCTCGCCACCGCCCTGTTCTTCACCGATCACGAGTCGCTCAGCGGAGCCTTCGCCTGCGAGAGCGTCCGCATGTTCACCAGCGGCCTCACGGATCGGTCCGCCGGCTTCCCCGGCGAGCTCTTCACCTGA
- a CDS encoding FMN-binding protein, which produces MRNPTTTQLPARTPRLSVAAKKTTFAALTGLTLIGSLAGCSAADAGSTTTTTTPDAKSSSTPEATSDAGAATGTGSTDYKDGSYTADGSYQSPNGTESITVTVTLAEDKVTAVDVVSHAESANSKRYQAEFISGIAGEVVGKDIDGLKVSKVAGSSLTSGGFNAAIDTIKTEAKG; this is translated from the coding sequence ATGCGCAACCCCACCACCACCCAGCTCCCCGCACGGACGCCACGGCTCTCCGTGGCCGCGAAGAAGACGACGTTCGCGGCGCTCACCGGTCTCACCCTCATCGGCAGCCTGGCCGGTTGCTCGGCAGCCGACGCCGGGAGCACGACCACGACCACCACGCCGGACGCCAAGAGCTCGTCCACCCCGGAGGCCACCAGCGACGCCGGCGCGGCGACGGGGACCGGCTCCACCGACTACAAGGACGGCTCCTACACCGCCGACGGCAGCTACCAGTCGCCGAACGGCACCGAGTCGATCACGGTGACGGTGACGCTCGCCGAGGACAAGGTCACCGCCGTCGACGTCGTCTCGCACGCCGAGAGCGCGAACAGCAAGCGGTACCAGGCCGAGTTCATCTCCGGCATCGCCGGCGAGGTCGTCGGCAAGGACATCGACGGCCTCAAGGTCTCCAAGGTCGCCGGCTCCTCGCTCACGAGCGGCGGGTTCAACGCCGCCATCGACACGATCAAGACCGAAGCGAAGGGCTGA
- a CDS encoding ADP/ATP-dependent (S)-NAD(P)H-hydrate dehydratase: protein MAEPRHWTPADARHWIAVPDAESDKYSRGVLGIVTGSDHYPGAAVIGVEAAIRTGVGMVRYLGADRPTELVLQRRPEVVTAEGRVQAWLIGSGMDPGKLTRVESALLDAALHGGEPVVADAGSLRRVTAGAHQRAFGVDESWRIVATPHVGELATMLSGLGSPADVEAIRAEPVPYAADVAARLGIVVVLKGGTTHVVSPDGEAITVAGGSPWLATAGTGDALAGIIGALVATNAERVLADPASLASIAASGVLIHAAAGDAAAVDGPLAALDVSQAVRGVVHGLLS from the coding sequence ATGGCCGAACCCCGACACTGGACCCCTGCCGACGCACGTCACTGGATCGCCGTGCCCGACGCCGAATCGGACAAGTACTCCCGAGGCGTGCTCGGGATCGTGACCGGATCCGACCACTACCCGGGCGCAGCCGTCATCGGTGTCGAGGCGGCGATCCGCACCGGCGTCGGCATGGTCCGCTACCTCGGCGCGGACCGCCCGACCGAGCTCGTGCTGCAGCGACGGCCGGAGGTCGTGACGGCGGAGGGCCGGGTCCAGGCCTGGCTCATCGGCTCCGGCATGGACCCCGGCAAGCTCACCCGGGTGGAGAGCGCGCTCCTCGACGCCGCCCTGCACGGCGGTGAACCGGTCGTCGCCGACGCTGGATCCCTCCGTCGCGTCACGGCCGGGGCCCACCAACGTGCGTTCGGGGTCGACGAGTCGTGGCGCATCGTCGCGACGCCGCACGTCGGGGAGCTGGCGACCATGCTGAGCGGCCTCGGGAGTCCGGCCGATGTCGAGGCGATCCGCGCTGAACCGGTGCCGTACGCCGCGGACGTCGCGGCTCGACTCGGCATCGTCGTGGTGCTGAAAGGCGGGACCACCCATGTCGTGTCGCCCGACGGCGAGGCGATCACCGTCGCCGGAGGATCGCCCTGGCTCGCGACCGCCGGCACCGGGGATGCGCTGGCCGGGATCATCGGGGCACTCGTGGCCACCAACGCGGAGCGCGTCCTCGCCGACCCGGCCTCGCTCGCGAGCATCGCCGCGAGCGGGGTGCTGATCCACGCCGCCGCCGGGGATGCAGCCGCCGTCGACGGCCCGCTCGCCGCGCTGGACGTGTCCCAGGCCGTCCGCGGCGTCGTGCACGGTCTCCTCTCCTGA
- a CDS encoding NADH:flavin oxidoreductase/NADH oxidase: MPALFDPITIRDRSIPNRLWVAPMCQYSVTAEDGVPTDWHLMHLGQFAAGGFGLVISEAAAVSPEGRITPQDAGIWNDEQRDAWRRITAFIVEQGAVPGIQLAHAGRKASTFAPWGTDGTGSVPLDQGGWPTVAPSAEAFPGYDVPAALDEAGIDRVVDDFRAAAVRSVDAGFQVVELHAAHGYLLHQFLSPLVNHREDAYGGSLEDRARLLLRVVEAVRAVLPDGMPLFIRFSATDWVDDGWDEHQTATVAAWCAERGADFFDISTGGAVGGVRIPLSPGYQVPFAAHIGSTGVDTSAVGLITDAQQAAAIVADGQAEAVMVAREALRDPHFALRAASELGVDVAWPGQYERAKPRG, from the coding sequence GTGCCCGCACTGTTCGATCCGATCACCATCCGCGACCGCAGCATCCCCAACCGCCTGTGGGTCGCCCCGATGTGCCAGTACAGCGTGACCGCCGAGGACGGCGTCCCGACCGACTGGCACCTCATGCACCTCGGCCAGTTCGCGGCGGGCGGCTTCGGGCTCGTCATCTCCGAGGCGGCGGCCGTCAGCCCGGAGGGACGGATCACCCCGCAGGACGCCGGGATCTGGAACGACGAGCAGCGCGACGCCTGGCGCCGCATCACCGCGTTCATCGTCGAACAGGGCGCCGTCCCCGGCATCCAGCTCGCGCACGCCGGCCGGAAGGCCTCCACCTTCGCCCCGTGGGGCACCGACGGCACGGGCAGCGTCCCGCTCGACCAGGGTGGGTGGCCGACGGTGGCCCCGTCAGCCGAGGCCTTCCCCGGATACGACGTCCCCGCCGCGCTCGATGAGGCAGGCATCGATCGCGTCGTCGACGACTTCCGCGCTGCAGCGGTCCGATCCGTCGACGCCGGCTTCCAGGTCGTGGAACTGCACGCCGCACACGGGTACCTCCTCCACCAGTTCCTCTCCCCGCTCGTCAACCACCGCGAGGACGCCTACGGCGGGTCGCTCGAGGATCGCGCCAGGCTCCTGCTCCGCGTCGTCGAGGCCGTCCGTGCCGTGCTGCCCGACGGCATGCCGCTGTTCATCCGGTTCTCCGCGACGGACTGGGTGGACGACGGCTGGGACGAGCATCAGACCGCGACCGTCGCCGCCTGGTGCGCCGAGCGGGGTGCGGACTTCTTCGACATCTCCACCGGCGGTGCCGTCGGTGGCGTCCGGATCCCGCTCTCCCCCGGGTACCAGGTGCCGTTCGCGGCGCACATCGGTTCCACCGGTGTCGACACCAGCGCGGTCGGACTCATCACCGACGCCCAGCAGGCGGCGGCCATCGTCGCCGACGGCCAGGCGGAGGCGGTCATGGTCGCGCGCGAAGCCCTGCGCGACCCGCACTTCGCGCTGCGCGCCGCCTCGGAGCTCGGTGTGGACGTCGCCTGGCCCGGCCAGTACGAACGGGCGAAGCCGCGCGGCTGA
- a CDS encoding hemolysin family protein produces the protein MSDWAGIAWLVVLLLANAFFVGAEFAVISARRSQIEPLAEQGSRSAKTALWAMEHATLMLATSQLGITVCSLLILNVSEPAIHHLLEVPLALTGWPEETIGTVAFVIALLLVSYLHVVFGEMVPKNLSFSIPDRAVLLLAPPLVFVARVFRPIIVSLNAIANAVLRLFRVEPKNEAASAFTLDEVATIVDQSTREGVLTDATGALVAAFEFTEKKVHDVALPLTSLITLTEEATPSDVERAVAKYGYSRYVIVDEESVPIGYLHLKDVLRYDDLDGTGDEERPVPAKHIRQLVSVFEGSDVEDALTTMRRSGAHVARVFDEAGATTGVLFLEDIIEELVGEVQDATRRR, from the coding sequence ATGAGCGACTGGGCAGGAATCGCCTGGCTCGTCGTGCTGCTGCTCGCGAACGCCTTCTTCGTCGGCGCCGAGTTCGCGGTCATCTCCGCACGACGTTCGCAGATCGAACCGCTCGCGGAGCAGGGCAGCCGGAGTGCCAAGACCGCCCTCTGGGCCATGGAGCACGCGACGCTCATGCTGGCGACGAGCCAGCTGGGCATCACCGTCTGTTCGCTCCTCATCCTGAACGTCTCGGAGCCCGCGATCCACCACCTCCTCGAGGTGCCGCTCGCACTCACCGGTTGGCCGGAGGAGACCATCGGCACGGTGGCGTTCGTCATCGCGCTGCTGCTCGTGTCGTACCTGCACGTCGTCTTCGGCGAGATGGTCCCGAAGAACCTCTCCTTCTCGATCCCCGATCGCGCGGTGCTGCTGCTCGCACCGCCGCTCGTGTTCGTCGCGCGGGTCTTCCGACCGATCATCGTCTCGCTGAACGCGATCGCGAACGCCGTCCTCCGGTTGTTCCGGGTCGAGCCGAAGAACGAGGCGGCCAGCGCCTTCACACTCGACGAGGTCGCGACGATCGTCGACCAGTCGACGCGCGAGGGCGTGCTCACGGACGCCACCGGTGCGCTCGTCGCCGCGTTCGAGTTCACCGAGAAGAAGGTCCACGACGTGGCCCTTCCACTCACGAGCCTCATCACCCTGACGGAGGAGGCCACCCCCTCGGACGTCGAGCGCGCCGTCGCGAAGTACGGGTACTCGCGGTACGTCATCGTGGACGAGGAGTCGGTCCCGATCGGCTACCTCCACCTCAAGGACGTGCTGCGGTACGACGACCTCGACGGCACCGGCGACGAAGAGCGCCCGGTACCGGCGAAGCACATCCGTCAGCTCGTGTCGGTGTTCGAGGGATCGGACGTCGAGGACGCCCTCACGACCATGCGTCGGTCCGGCGCCCACGTGGCGCGGGTGTTCGACGAGGCCGGCGCCACGACCGGCGTGCTCTTCCTCGAGGACATCATCGAGGAACTGGTCGGCGAGGTGCAGGACGCCACGAGGCGCCGCTGA
- a CDS encoding hemolysin family protein: MSEWIMLGVGLVLTIGTGFFVASEFALVNLDRADLEARRDRGESRLTMTIAALKITSTHLSSAQLGITLTTLLTGYTMEPALSSMLAGPLGALGIPEAVVAVVATIVAITVATLLSMIVGELVPKNFALALPRQTAKFVVPFQTAFTWVFKPAIVVLNGSANGLLRSVGIEPKEELSGARTAEELSSLVRRSALEGTLEADTATLLNRTLRFSNLDASDVMTPRPRVASIQRGEPAQAVLALARATGHSRFPVTDADADDITGVVHVKQAIAVPRDRRGQVPVSALQSPALRVPETMKLDVLLSQLRGRGYQMAVVVDEYGGTAGVTTLEDLVEELVGEVADEHDRSRAGVVRGRDSTTFPGSLRPDELLERAGVRVPEDGPYETVAGFVMSELGRLAVSGDVIELEDGTLRVERLDGRRIDRIRFTPRPVPTEEGGDA; encoded by the coding sequence ATGTCTGAGTGGATCATGCTCGGTGTCGGCCTCGTCCTGACGATCGGCACCGGCTTCTTCGTCGCCTCCGAGTTCGCCCTCGTGAACCTCGACCGCGCGGACCTCGAGGCCCGCCGCGATCGCGGTGAGAGCCGCCTGACGATGACGATCGCGGCGCTCAAGATCACGTCGACGCACCTGTCGAGCGCGCAGCTCGGCATCACCCTCACCACGCTCCTCACCGGGTACACGATGGAGCCGGCGCTCTCCTCGATGCTCGCCGGTCCGCTCGGAGCGCTCGGCATCCCCGAGGCCGTCGTGGCCGTCGTCGCGACGATCGTCGCCATCACCGTGGCCACGCTGCTCAGCATGATCGTCGGGGAGCTCGTCCCGAAGAACTTCGCGCTCGCACTGCCACGGCAGACGGCCAAGTTCGTCGTGCCGTTCCAGACCGCGTTCACCTGGGTGTTCAAGCCGGCCATCGTCGTGCTGAACGGCAGCGCCAACGGGCTCCTGCGGTCGGTGGGCATCGAGCCCAAGGAGGAGCTGTCCGGAGCTCGGACGGCCGAAGAGCTCTCCTCGCTCGTGCGCCGTTCCGCGCTCGAGGGCACCCTCGAGGCCGACACCGCGACCCTCCTGAACCGCACGCTCCGCTTCTCCAACCTCGACGCCTCCGACGTCATGACGCCGCGCCCCCGCGTCGCCTCGATCCAGCGGGGGGAGCCCGCTCAGGCGGTGCTCGCGCTTGCACGGGCGACCGGGCACTCCCGCTTCCCGGTGACCGATGCCGACGCCGACGACATCACCGGTGTCGTGCACGTCAAACAGGCCATCGCGGTGCCCCGCGACCGGCGTGGTCAGGTGCCGGTCTCGGCGCTGCAGTCGCCGGCGCTCCGCGTCCCCGAGACGATGAAGCTCGACGTCCTGCTCTCGCAACTGCGCGGGCGCGGCTACCAGATGGCCGTCGTCGTCGACGAGTACGGCGGCACGGCCGGCGTCACCACGCTCGAGGACCTCGTCGAGGAGCTCGTCGGTGAGGTCGCCGACGAACACGACCGGTCGCGCGCCGGCGTCGTCCGCGGACGGGACTCCACCACCTTCCCCGGCAGCCTCCGTCCCGACGAACTCCTCGAGCGCGCCGGTGTGCGCGTACCGGAGGACGGTCCGTACGAGACCGTGGCCGGCTTCGTCATGAGTGAGCTCGGACGCCTCGCCGTCTCCGGCGACGTCATCGAGCTCGAGGACGGCACCCTCCGCGTCGAACGACTCGACGGCCGCCGCATCGACCGGATCCGATTCACCCCGAGACCCGTCCCCACGGAGGAAGGTGGTGACGCATGA
- a CDS encoding MFS transporter has protein sequence MPIVGERPAWRDTFSSLRVPNFRLFTIGHIVATTAIGMQRIAQDWLVLELSGSVAAVGITVAMQFAPMLLFGLLGGVIADRYSKRVLLMITQSLAAALAVALSILTLSGAVEVWHIYVIAFMLGLVTVVDNPARQVFVNELVGPARLRNAISLNSAVFQLGQLVGPAVGGILITAVGSGWSFAINALACSGVVLTLALMRVSELVPTPVLAKAKGQLKEGLGYAMRKPAIRWTVIMVAFMSVFAFNLPVLLAAYASDVFDIGASGYGFLNSLVAVGALTGALASTRRGGVNLRMVIVAAASVGVLQAAAGAMPVLIPFALLLVAGGVANLLFITAANSLVQLSSNVAIRGRVMSLYILVLLGGQSIGGPLMGWIVEVAGAHVGMIVSGGVPALAAGLIGLRFLLLRRRQTRAARRRVGTDEAEKNPGNPGSTATEVR, from the coding sequence ATGCCGATCGTGGGGGAGCGTCCCGCCTGGCGGGACACCTTCTCCTCGCTCCGCGTCCCGAACTTCCGGCTCTTCACGATCGGGCACATCGTGGCGACGACCGCGATCGGCATGCAGCGCATCGCACAGGACTGGCTCGTCCTCGAACTCTCCGGCAGCGTCGCGGCCGTCGGGATCACCGTCGCCATGCAGTTCGCGCCGATGCTCCTCTTCGGCCTGCTCGGCGGTGTCATCGCCGACCGCTACTCCAAGCGCGTGCTGCTCATGATCACGCAGTCGCTCGCCGCCGCACTCGCGGTGGCGCTGTCGATCCTGACGCTGAGCGGCGCCGTCGAGGTGTGGCACATCTACGTCATCGCCTTCATGCTGGGGCTCGTCACCGTCGTCGACAACCCGGCTCGTCAGGTGTTCGTCAACGAGCTCGTGGGACCCGCCAGGCTGCGCAACGCGATCAGCCTCAACTCCGCCGTGTTCCAACTGGGGCAGCTCGTCGGACCGGCGGTCGGCGGCATCCTCATCACCGCCGTCGGGTCCGGATGGTCGTTCGCGATCAACGCGCTCGCCTGCTCGGGCGTCGTCCTCACCCTCGCCCTCATGCGAGTCTCCGAGTTGGTCCCGACACCCGTGCTCGCCAAGGCGAAGGGGCAGCTCAAGGAGGGGCTCGGCTACGCGATGCGGAAGCCGGCGATCCGGTGGACCGTCATCATGGTCGCCTTCATGTCGGTGTTCGCCTTCAACCTGCCCGTCCTCCTGGCGGCCTACGCCTCGGACGTCTTCGACATCGGTGCGAGCGGCTACGGATTCCTCAACTCCCTCGTGGCGGTCGGCGCGCTCACCGGCGCCCTCGCCTCGACACGGCGCGGCGGGGTGAACCTCCGCATGGTGATCGTGGCGGCGGCGTCGGTCGGCGTCCTGCAGGCAGCCGCAGGGGCCATGCCCGTGCTCATCCCGTTCGCGCTCCTGCTCGTCGCCGGCGGCGTCGCGAACCTCCTCTTCATCACCGCCGCGAACTCACTCGTCCAGCTGTCGTCGAACGTGGCGATCCGCGGACGGGTCATGTCGCTCTACATCCTCGTGCTGCTCGGCGGGCAGTCGATCGGCGGTCCGCTCATGGGGTGGATCGTGGAGGTCGCCGGAGCGCACGTCGGCATGATCGTCTCCGGTGGGGTGCCGGCGCTCGCGGCGGGGCTCATCGGTCTCCGGTTCCTCCTCCTGCGCCGCCGCCAGACACGCGCCGCGCGGCGTCGCGTCGGCACCGACGAAGCTGAGAAGAACCCCGGGAATCCGGGGTCCACGGCGACGGAAGTCCGATAG